A region of the Cupriavidus taiwanensis genome:
TTTGCACCGGGAATCGCTTCGCCAGAAATCCCGCGGACCTGTCCGCTCACGAAGCAGGGTTGTCCGGCCATGCCGTTGCCGACGTCCGCGCCAAGCTCGTATTCGGGCGCGTCATCGACATAGAACGGCCCGAATACGGTTGCCTCGGTGCAGCCCTGGGGCTTGCGGTGATTCTGCGCGGTGACCAGCGTCGACAAGCCAAGGGTATCGGAAAGCAGGATGAACTCCTGCCGCGTCGGCGAACACGTCTGCCCCACCTCGGTCAGGAACCGGATGCCGGCGGCCCACTCAGCTTCAGTCAGCCTTGTTTCGCGGGCAAAGGCATGAAGGTGCTGGATCAGGCTGGTCATGATTTCCCGGAGCCTCCTGTCCTTCATGTCGATGTTGCGCGCCAGTACCGCCTGGGTAATGGTCTCCTCATTGAGGTTGCGCATGATGGTTACTCCTGAGTTGCAAGATAAAAAGGGGGATCAGGTTTTGCTAACGTCTTCCCAGCTGGGGCAGGTGCGCTTGTCAGCAGGAATATCGAGTGCCTGAAAGTTGGACTTGTCGATCACGGTGGCCGGCAGCACGATTTCTTGCCGGACCGGCAGCCCTCGCAATTTGCGGATCGCGGTCATGGTGCCAAGGCAGCCCTGCACAAAGCCGTTGTAGTCGCCGGTCGCCAGCATCGTGCCATTCTTGATCGCGTCGATCGCTTCCTTGGTGCCATTGATGCCGGAAACCAGAGCCTTGCGATTGGCGCCTTGCAGCGCCTCGATCGCTCCGATCGCCATCGCGTCGTTCGCGGCGAAGACCGCGTCAATCTGCGGATATGACTGCATCAGGTTTTCCATCACCTGCAGTGCCTGCAGACGCTGGTAGTTGGCAGGCTGCGACGCCAGCAGCTTGATGCCTGGGAACGACTTCAGCGCCTCTTTCACCCCGCGCACGCGATCGATGCTGGTGGCGGATCCCTTGACACCTTCCAGCAGGATCAGGTTGCCCTTGCCGTCCATGACCTTGAACAGATGCGTCGCGGTCTTCAGGCCCAGTTCATAGTCGCTCGCGCCGACGAATGCGACGAAGCTGCCGGAGTCACTGCGATCCGTCACGTTGACGACCGGGATGTTCGCAGCATTGATCTTCTTCACGCCCGGCCCCATCGCCTTGTAGTCGACCGGGACGAACACCACGGCGTCAGCCTTCTTGACGACGACGTCTTCGATCTGGCTCATCTGTTCCGGAATGCTGTCCGGCTTGGTAGGGATGTAGTGCGTAGTTTTTGCATTCATGCCCTTCGCCGCCGCATCCGCACCCTGCCGCAGCGCCTGGAAGTATGGATTGGTCTGGTTCTTGGTAAAGACCGCAATCCGTTCACCGTCCGCATGCGCCGCCGTCATGGCGAGCATGCCGAAGCTGGCCAGGGCCGCTAACTGCTTGAGATGTCGGGTATTCATGAGATGTCTCCTGCTATCGGGTAAGTATTGGAATTGAAGTTCAGCGCGTACCGTTGCGGCGACGGGAAATGGTGTCGAGGAATACCGCCAGCACGACGATGACGCCAGTGAGCAGCGGCTGCCAGTTCGCGCTGATGGTCAGCAGGTTCATGCCATTGAGCACCAGCGTCAGAATGATGGCGCCGATCAGCGTGCCCGAGACCCTGCCCACGCCCCCGAACAGCGACGTCCCACCGATCAGCACCGCGGCAATGGCCGGCAAGGTCAGCGCCTCGCCGATATCGCCCTCGGCCGAGTTCAGGCGCGCGAGGAACACCAGGCTTGCAAGCCCTGCCATGGCACCGCTAACCATATAGACCAGCACCAGGCGCCGCTTGACCGGAACGCCGGACAGGCGCGCGGCGACGGGATTTGCGCCGATTGCATAGATCTCCTGTCCGAACGTGGTCTTCTGCGATACCGCCATGCCCGCAAACAGGAAGACCAGCATCAGGAATACGGGGATCGGCACCCCCAGCAAGTAGCCGCTGCCAATGGCACGGAACGCCGGCGAGAATCCGTGAATCGTTTCACCGGCCATGAACCAGTATGTGAGTCCGTGGAGTACCCACAGCATGCCGTAGGTGGCGATAAACGGTGGAATCCGCAGGGCGGCCACCAGCACGCCATTGGCAAGCCCGATCAGCATGCCGCAGCCAAGGCCGACCCCGACCCCGAGCAGCGTGGAGCCGGTAGCCTTCATGACACTTGCCGCCAGGCAGGCAGACATTGCGACATTCGCACCAACCGACAGATCGAGTCCCCCGGTCAGGATCACCAGGGTGAGGCCCGAGGCGAGCAGGAACAGCAGGCTGGCCTGGCGCAGCACATTGAGCAGGTTCCCGGTTGTCAGGAACGCATCCGATGCGATGGCCAGCAAGGCACAGAGCAGGCCGAGCGCCCCGAGCCGGTACGCGAATGAACGGGCATCGGCGGAAAGCGCAAAGCGCGGCGTGAGCGCGTGGGTGTTCATGCCTTCTCCTTATTCTTGTACGACTCGATCAGCAGGACCACGAGGACGAGCAGCCCGATGGCGGCAACTTGCACCGCGGAGGGCACGCCGAGCAGATTGAGCCCGTTGCGCAGCACACCCACGGTCAGCACACCGAGAAGCGTGCCGGGCAGCCAGCCATTGCCGCGATCGAAGGTGGTACCACCCACCGCCACCGCCGCGATGGCATCGAACTCGAGCCCGATGGCAGCGGTCGGATGCCCGGCGTTCATCCGCGCAGTTAGCAGCAATGCTGCGAGACCTGCCATCAGCCCGCCCAGGGCATAGACCGCGATCAGGTAGCGATTGACGCGAACGCCGGCAAACTTGAGTGCTTCGCGATTGCCACCCAGGGCAAAGACATAAGCTCCGAATCGGGAGCGGTAAAGCAGCCAATGGAACAGGCCGTAGCAGGTTGCGGCAATCCAGAGCGGGATCGGGATACCGAGCCACGCGCCGGCATAGATCGCCGGAATCGTGTCGCCGATGCCGACGACGCTCTGGCCGTCGGTCATCACCAATGCGAACCCTTGCGCCACACCGAGGGTGCCAAGCGTTGCCACGAATGGCGGCATGCCAAGCCACGCAACCAGTCCGCCATTGAGCAGCCCAAACGCGACGCCCACACCCAGGGCGGCCGCCAGGGCGAGGCCGACCGAACCTGTGCCAATCACAACCGTTGCCAGCACCACGCCGCATAGCGTCAGCACCGCGCCGATCGAAAGATCGAGTCCCTCCGTCATGATGATCAGCGTCATCGGCAAGGCAACCAGCAGCAAGATCGTGGATTGAGTGCCGACGTTGAGCAGATTGGCGACACTCAGGAAGCCCTGGCCGGCCACGCTGAACGCGAGCACCAGCAGAAGCAGCACCCAGGCCGAGCCTGGTACGCGCGCCAGCGCGGGGGTGAGCAAGCTGACAGGCGATGCAGCGGGCGGTCGCGACATGGCGTGCGACAACATTTGGGTATCAGGCGTATCAGACATCGTTCATCCCCAGTTGCAGAATGCTTTCCTCACTCATCTGGCCGTGCGCGAGTTCGCCGGCAATCCGGCCTTCCCGCATGACATAGGTGCGGTCGCAGACATTGATGATTTCCGGCAGCTCGGAACTGATCAGCAGCACCGCAGCGCCTTGCTTCACAAGCCCGTCGATCAGCGCGAAGATCTCGGCCTTGGCGCCGACATCGATGCCGCGAGTCGGTTCGTCGAAGATAAAGAGGCGCGCCTCGGCAAGCAGCCACTTTCCGATCACGATCTTCTGCTGGTTGCCGCCCGACAGGTTCTGCGCGAGCTGGTCGCCATTGGGGGTTGCGATGCGCAGCCGCTCGATCTCCCTGGCGGACATGACCTCCGCCTTGCCATGGCGGTACCACTGCATCGGAAATGCTCGGTTCAGCCCGGCCAGCAGCAGGTTGTCGCGCACCGAGCGAATCAGCGCCAGACCTTCGGTCTTGCGGCTTTCCGGAATCAACGCCGCGCCGAGCGCCCTTGCCTTTTCGGGTCCGCCGCGCATTGCCTGGCCAAAGATCCGGATCTCGCCCTCACGGATCGGGTCCGCGCCGAACACCGCGCGCGCGACTTCGCTGCGTCCCGAACCGACCAGGCCGGCAAGGCCGACAATCTCTCCTGCGCGCACCTGGAGGCTGACGTTCTCGATGCCATTTCCCGCACTGACGTTGCGCACATCCAGCACCAGCTCGCCGGGCAGCCCGCCCCGCTCGCGGCAATAGCTCATGTCAACCTTGCGGCCCACCATGCGCGTGACGAGCTCGTCGGGCGTCGCGTCGCCGGGCAGATAGCTGCCGACCTTGCGGCCATCACGCATCACCGTAATGCGGTCGCCGAGCGCAAACACTTCGGCCATCCGGTGCGAGATATAAATTAGCGATACGCCGTCGGCCTTCAGCCGGCCGATCACATCGAACAGCCGCTCTGTTTCGCGGTCGGAGAGCGCAGCGGTCGGCTCGTCGAGCACGAGAATGCGCGCATCCTGCGACAGCGCCTTGGCGATCTCGATCATCTGCTGCTGGGCCACGCCAAGACGATGCACCGGGGTATGGGTGCTCAGATCCATGCCGAGCATGTCGAGCAGGCGACGCGCCTCGGCGTGCATCCGTTTGTGGTCGACCGAGCCGGGAAGGCGGCCGCGCGGTTCGCGTCCGAGAAAGATGTTCTGCGCGATATCGAGATACGGGACCAGCGAAAACTCCTGGAAGATCACGGCAATGCCGAGCCGCATCGTATCTGCGGGACCCGACACCTTGACCTGCCTGCCTTCATGGTAGAACTCACCCGCGTCCGCGGCATAGACGCCGCACAGGACTTTCATCAGTGAGGATTTTCCCGCTCCGTTCTCCCCCAGCAGCATATGCACCTCGCCGGGATAGACCGAGAACGAGATATCGTCCAGTGCCCTGACCCCGGGAAAGGTCTTCGAGATGCCACGCATCTCGAACAGCGGTGTGATTTCGTGGATTGTGTTCATGGTCTCCTCTTATGCGCGGTGCCCGATGGCGGAAATAGGTTCGCCTTTCCATCAGCATGTCGACAACCAGATCGCCATGCATGGCATCCATCGTGACGGGCGCAGCGCTGCGAATCGGTGTTCGCATCATGACGTTGCCTCCTTCCTCCTGCATCAGCACTAATTGTTCATTCATTGATGACTGGCTGATTGCAAAGAAGTCTATACTTTAAAAAAACAAAAAAAAAATCGCATAAGGGAAATCAATCTTCCTCGCCGCGAGAAAATTGAACGACGCAAGTGTTGGAGACGCTGCATGGATCGGTGGACGGAAATTGAGTTGTTTGTGCAGACCGCGGAATTGGGAAGCCTCACCAAGGCCGCCGAGAATCTGGAAATGTCGAATGCCGCGGCGAGCCGCCACCTGACCTCGCTCGAGCGCAGGCTGGCTGCACGCCTGATCGAGCGAAGTACGCGCCGCCTCTACCTGACGCAGGTCGGAGAGCAATTCTTCAGGCGCTGCAAGGACTTGCTTTCAGAAATGAAGGAAGCAGAGGCCGATGTCAGCGCCAACGTGCTGGAACCGGCCGGCACTCTGACTGTGACGGCATCCCTGTCGTTCTCGATGCTCCACCTGGCGCCGCTGATTCCGGAATTTACCGAGCGCTATCCGAAAGTCAGCGTGAATATCGTTGCCGCTAATCGCTATTACGACATCATGGATAGCGGTATTGATCTCGCCATTCGCACCCGCGAGTTCGAGCCTGATTCCAATCTCACCGTGCGCCGCCTGGCGCAAATGCGCCGCGTGCTGGCGGCATCGCCCCGCTATCTTGAGCGCAAGGGGATGCCTCGCACCATCGAAGATCTCGCCAGTCATGCCATGCTGATCTATTCCTATGCGAATCGCCCCAACGAACTCACCTTCAGCCGCGACGAGGTACAGCAGACCATCAATGTGCGCAGCACGCTGGAATCGAACGACGGTCAGGTACTTCGGGCCGCCGCCCTCAACGGCATGGGCATTCTTGTGCAACCGAAGTACATCGTGTACGACGACATCGTCGCCGGACGGCTCGTGCCGGTGCTGGACGACTGGGACCTGCCACGGCTCACCGTCAATATCGCGTTCCAGACCCGTACATACTTGCCCGCACGGGTTCGGCTGTTTATCGAGTTCCTGGTGGACCATTTCCACCAGATGGACTACGAACGGAAGTGGACGACCTGAACGGTTATCGCGGTCACGACCAGGAATTAGCGCTGCGGCACTCCTGCCGCTTGCCCGGCGAACTTGATCACGGCTGCGTAGTCCTCGCCAGCAAAGCCTTGCGCTGCGGCACCTTGCAGCATCTGGCCCAGCAAAGCGGTCAAGCCCATTGGCACCCGCAGGTCCGCGCCGGCGTCGAGGATCAGGCCGACATCCTTGAGCATCTGGTCAACGGTAAAGGTCGGCGCGTAGTCGTGCACCGCTAGCTGTGCGGACTTCGCCTTGACAATGGGCGATGCGACCGCACTGGCTGCAATCACTTCCCACATGGCCTTCCAGTCGAGCCCCCCCTTCTGGCCAAGCGTCAGCGCTTCCGCGAGCATCCCGGAGGTCAATGCAATCAGCAGGTTGATGACCAGCTTCATCAGGCGGGCTTGCTCCGCGTCACCGAGATAGAACTGGGTCGGGCCGACCAGCGCGAGCAAGGGCTTGACGTGCTCAAACGCCGCGGCGGGACCGGACACCATCGCGGTCAGGTTCGCCGCCTCGGCCATATGGTTGTTGCCCGACACCGTCACCCGCAGGTACGCGATATTGCGTGCCGCCAGGTGCAAGGCCGCGGCAGCCGAAGCCGCCGGAGAAATCGTGCTGGTGTCTACATAGATGGACCCTGGCGGCGCGCAGGCCGCGACTTCAGCGGATACGGCGGCAAACGCCGCGTCGTGCGGCATAGAACTGAATATCACCTGCGCCGGTGCGACAGCATCGGCAAGCGATGCCGCAATCGCGAGGCCGGCCTCACGTGCCAGTGCAAGCTGGGCTGAGGCGATATCGAACGCCACAACCTCATGCCCACCACACGCCATGTGCCGTGCCATCGGCAAGCCCATCTTTCCTGTACCCAGGAACGCTATCCTCATGCTCTCACTCCATTCTTCTCTGTCGTTCGCGTCGTCATGCCGGGCGACTACCGTCGTATGCCGCCTGCAACAATGCCCGGATCGGTTCGCGCTCAATCGGACGGGGATTCCAGTAGGGATTGGCAAGCGCCTGCTCGACTGCGACGTCGATGTCCTGGGCGCGCATGCCGATGTCGCGCAGCGCGAGCGGCGCGCCGTGTTGCCCTGCCAGGTCGTACAGCGCAGCCGCGGCGGAGGTCTGATGGTTGCCAACTGCGCGCTGGATGCGGAACATCGCCTCAGGGGCGGCCGCGGCGTTATAGGCCAGCGCATGCGGCAGCACGATGGTGTGCGTTTCCGCATGCGGCAAGTTGAAACTGCCACCCAGCGTGTGACATAGCTTGTGGTGCAGCGCCATGCCCACGCTGCCAAGTACGGTGCCACACAGCCAGGCGCCATAGAGGCATTGCGCCCGGCCCTCGAGGTTATCCGGCGTCGTCACAACGGCAGGAATGCCTGCGGCCAGGGCGCGAATGCCCTCTTCCGCCATCAATGCCATCACCGGATTGGTGTCGCGCGCATAGAGTCCTTCGGCCGCATGCGCAATGGCATTGAGCCCGCTCGTCACGGTAAGCTGTGCGGGCAGCCCGACGGTCAGCTCCGGATCGTAAAGCGTGACACGGGGCAGCACGCGCGGATTCCGCCCGGTCTTCTTCTGCCCGCCCGCAGTCAGGCCATAGATCGGTGTCATTTCGGATCCCGCATAGCTGGTCGGGATGGCGATATAGGGCAGTCCCGTCTCCAGCGCTATCGCCTTGGCCAGGCCAGTCGTGGAGCCCCCGCCGATCGCCACCGCGCCGTCGGCATCGAGCGCGCTTGCCCGCGCAACCGCCTCCTGCGCACTCTCCTCCGGAACGTGCATGACGGCGCCAGCGTGAATCCCGGCGCAACGCGAGCCAAGCAGGTCTGCGACACGCTGCGCCTCGGATCGCTGATTCGGCGTGCTGAGTACCAAAGCGCGACGCAAACCGAGGCGCTCGGCTTCCGCCGCGACCTGCCGCAGTGCGCCAGCACCAAAAACTACGCGAGCCGCGTTCGCCTCATAGACGAATGACTGGACCGGTTCCATATGTCTCCTGTTAATGCCAGATGGCACGCGGGAAATCCGTTATCGAGACCTTACACGCACGCTGGTTGCGTCGAAACGGCGCGGGCGGAAAACAGATTTCTGGAAAGTGGAAGACTTCTCGCACCGAGCGTCGGACACAACTGCAGGTCGCACTTACTCCATCTGGATACCGAGTGACGGCAGTTGCGTCTTGAACCTCACTACTTCAGACTCCAACTCCTTCGCGAACTGATCCGGGGCCATCAGCACAACGTTCGCCGCATTGATTTTCAGGCTTGCCTGGAACTCAGGCGTCTTTACAGCCTGCTGCAAAGCAGCGTAGAGCTTCTTAACGCTTTCCGGCGACATGCCTGCGGGCCCCAGCAATCCCGACCACGCGGGCACGTCAGCGCCTTTAACCCCGACTTCTTCAAAGGTCGGCACATCCGGCAAGGTCGGGGAGCGCTTCGAAGCCGAAATGGCGAGTGCACGAACCTTTCCGTCCTTGAGCAGAGGCATTGCGGTCGACTCTCCAATGAAGATCGAGTCCACTTGCCCGCCAAGGAAATCACTGACGGGAGACCGGTACGGGACGTGCAGCATCTGAACGCCTGCACCCCTCGCGAACAATGCACCTACCACGTGCGTGGTGTTGCCGATACCGAAAGAGCCAAAGGAAACCGATCCGGGTTTCGACTTCGCTGCGGCAATCAGGTCGCGCACCGTCCGGAATGGCGAGTCAGCACGAACCAGCAGGACGAAGCCGCTGCTTTGCGTGATCATGCTGATGGGTGTGAAGCTCTTGATGCTGTCGTACTGAAGCTTGGCGTGCAGCGCAGCGTTGGTCGCGTGGCCCGCGGTGGTGTACAGCAGTGTCAGCCCATCGGGCTTGGCACGAGCAACCTCTGCAGTACCGACTATGCCGCCGCCGCCCGGCCGGTTATCGACGATGTAACTTTGCCCGGTCGCCTTGCGCAATGCTTCGGCAAGCACGCGTGCGGAGGTATCGAAACTGTTTCCAACGCCAATAGGCACTACGATTCGAACGACTTGCCCCTGCGCCATGGCCGCATTGGCGGCAAACAGGCAGAAGCACGTCGCGAGGAAGATGAACTTGCGTAACATCGATGTCTCCTTTAGCCAGACCGAATATTACACTGTACAATTGACCAAGTTCAAGGAAGGGTTTCCACCATCATGCTTTAAGCTTTTTTCGCACCACAAAGCGCGCAATTGTCCACATCAGCCCGCCCGTCTTTCCATGTAACTTGGTCACTCGTACCTCTACTGAGCAGCCTCCGAAAAAAAATTTTCGATGAAAACTAAGATGCATGTCAGCCCGGCAATCCGCACGATCATCAACGGTCGCGAAATCCCTCGCCAGATGGTCCTCGAGTGGGAGCAACGCCGCGCACAGATTGTTCTGGGAAAACTGGGCGCCCGCCCTGCCAGCCTCGACCTGGCGGCCATTCGTCGACAATTGCTAGCCCTCAAGCTGGAGCTCGGCGCGGAGGGCTTGATGAAGACCTTGCGTCTTGAGTTAGGGATCTCCTCGCCCCTTGCCGAGCTGACGGCTGCCATGTCTCGCGGCTCCCGCCGCTTCTCCGTGACAGAGCTGATTGTCTCCGGGGGTACAGCAGAACATTTCGTAGACTGGTTCCAGGCGCGCACGCGGAGCAACGACGAGCTGGCGATGCTGTCGGCCGCACCAGACCACTACATGATCCGCACGGGCGCTGGTGGTATTCAAGAAGTCATCGAAACGACTGGAGGCGCGCCATTTTCCACGCGCTTCTTTATCGACTATTCCGACCTGTCGAGCCTGCGATCCCCGCCAGACCAGGCGTACCCGCACCAGATTGCCGGAGTGGCCAGAAGTGCCAAGGGCACTGCTTTAGGAGGCGTTCGCCATCAATTTCGCAACGAAGGCCAGGGCTTCAGAGCTAAACTCCTGGTCGAGTTTCCCCTGTTGATCCTGCCGCAAGTCGTTTCGGGCCATCAATGGCACCTGGCAAGTGAATTTGGGAATTGGATCGATGCGTGCTTCGCATAATGCAAGGCACTCAACCCTGCACAGACCCGCGCAATGCGCCGAGGGCACAACATCACCGTCGCATGTACCAAGGGGGTAGAAACTCGCGGGGCGGGTGCACCTGCCTGGCTTCAGATATGGCTTCGTGCTCACGCGGCCGGCGACAAGACAAAGTTTGCGCGATTGCGGGGATACCTCAAGCCTTTTTCTCGGCGTAGCCGAAGTTGCGGGCGGAGTATCCGGCATAGAAATCCGCGAACGTCAGGTCCGCGTATTTCCTCGGCTGGTCTTCACTGCAGCAGCTCGGCACGCATGAGATGACAGCATCCAGATTCGGGTAAAGGAAGAAGATGGCCGAATAGCGCTCTTCCCTGGTCGAGGCGACCACACGATGCGGGGTAGCGATAAACTGGTCATTGGACCAGGTCCGCAGGGTATCGCCTGTGTTCACCAAAATGCCACCCTCGACGATCGGCTGGTCTATCCACGTGCCGGCCGCTGTCAGAATCTGCAGCCCGGGAGCCGTGGCCGGCGGAATCATGGTGAGGAAACTCAAATCCGTGTGACCGGGCAAACCAAACTGGTTTTCCTCCGGCTTGACCACGGGATAGAAAGCGCTTCGCATCACGGAATCGCTTTTACGGAATGCCTCGTCAAAGAAGTCCGGGGACTGACCCAACGCAACCGCGACCGGCGCCAGCAGGCGCTTGGCAAGTTCGTTGAACTCCGCGTGATAGCGCAGGAACGCTTGTTTATCTTCTTCGGGCAGGGCTTCCGGCCATTGGTTATGCCCACGAAAACGCTTGCTGCCCCGGAAATCCGGGTCCGTCGGCTCAAGTTCCGGACCGAATTTGAATGCCTCCGTGGCTTGTGGCTTTACCACCTTGTCGAAGCTGTCGCCATGAATGGCGACATTCGGTGCCTGCCAGCCCGACTGGTGCTCGTTCATGCGCACCTTGATTTTTTCGGATGCGGGCAGCGTGAAGAAACTTTCCATCGCCTTGAACACCCGGTCCACGGTCGCCTGAGATGCACCGTGATTGACGATATAAAAGAAGCCGATCTCGGTACAGGCCTCGCGGATTCGCTCACCTACATTTGCGAGAGCCCCGGGAACACCCGCGAAGTACGGCCCCACGTCGATAATGGGAATCTCCTCGGTGATGGCCTGCGACTGCTGGCCTCCGACATTGACTGAAGTCACTTCCTGCCTGCGAAGAACCTTGTTCATGGGAATCCCTGTATGTAAAGCAAATGAAGCTGGGTTAATCGGTTCGTGACACGCTCTAGCGCTGCGGAACGACGGGCAGCAGGAGATACGGGACCATGTCTTCGCCTGCATGCAGCGTGGTCCGGCCTCCAAAAACGGACGGCGGCCGGTCTTCCGGATCGTCGTGCAGGAATGGCCCGCACCCCTTCATCGGGAACTTCACGTTCGACAAGTGCGTAGCTGCTCCCGCGTACTCGTAGTCCTTCCCCCGGACAGTCAAGCTGATGCGCCAGCCGGCAGGTACAACGATGCAGGTGGGCCAGATCTCAACGTCTAGCTCGACCGGCTTTCCCGGCTCAAGCGGCTGCTGCCGCCGGTGCGCATGGTAGGGGCGCCACGGCAGCGAGCGCGCCGTGTCCAGTTCCCGGTGCGATGCGCGCAACCAGCCCTGGGCCACGGGCGTGTGCGGGTCCAAGGCCCCCTGGAAGACCACTTCCTTGTCTTGCGGATCGAACAAACCGAGCACCAGAAAGATGTCCGCGTCGGTGGTCGATGAGGACACGAACAGCTTGCAGGCGAGCGGTCCGGTGATTTCCGTTTCGCCCTCGAACGGCGCGGACATGAAGCGGATGCCGTCCCCCATCGCATCGAAAGTCGCCGAAGCCGGCTCCTCGCTGCCCTCGCTCGACAGCGACTGGCGCTTCAGGTCCAGGTGCATCCTGGTCCATTGCGTGCGCCCCAGCGGCCATTCGCTTTCCGCGCGTTCGACGAACTTGTCCACATGGCGCACCTTCAGCAGGATTGGCGGGCGCTTGTTCCAGCCGTTGTCCTCGCCCTTCAGGTAATGGCCAAAGAACTGCTTCTGCAGGCCCACACCGTAGCGGGTGTAGAACGAAGTCCAGTGCTCCTCACCGTGTATCTCCAGCCATTTCTGCTTCGACCCGGCCTGGACGAAACCCTCCACGTTCCCGCGCAGATGCAGCCCCTGCCCTCCCCAGTTGGCGGCGGACAGAACCGGCACCGTGATTTCGTCCAGCCGCGCCCGGCGCCGCGCATAAAAGTCATCGTCAAACCGGTGGTCATTGGAACGGCCCGATATTTCCGCCCGGTTGGCCTTCAGTTGCGCTTCGCTGAGCGCCTCGTCGCCACACACCAGCTTGCCAGTCACCTTGCTGCGCGGCGCGCTCTCGCCCCGCCCGTACTGGACGGTCTTGACCTGAATCTCCTGCCAGTTCTTGCCAAACGTGCACAGGATGCCGCCGTGGAACGCTGACTCCCGGTAGCCGTCGCTGAAGCCCTCCCAGGGGCAGATCGCGGCCAGATGCGGCGGCCGCATCCCCGCGACAACCCATTGGTTGGCCCCGTAGTACGAGATCCCGTTCAAGCCCACCTTGC
Encoded here:
- a CDS encoding isopenicillin N synthase family dioxygenase, which encodes MNKVLRRQEVTSVNVGGQQSQAITEEIPIIDVGPYFAGVPGALANVGERIREACTEIGFFYIVNHGASQATVDRVFKAMESFFTLPASEKIKVRMNEHQSGWQAPNVAIHGDSFDKVVKPQATEAFKFGPELEPTDPDFRGSKRFRGHNQWPEALPEEDKQAFLRYHAEFNELAKRLLAPVAVALGQSPDFFDEAFRKSDSVMRSAFYPVVKPEENQFGLPGHTDLSFLTMIPPATAPGLQILTAAGTWIDQPIVEGGILVNTGDTLRTWSNDQFIATPHRVVASTREERYSAIFFLYPNLDAVISCVPSCCSEDQPRKYADLTFADFYAGYSARNFGYAEKKA
- a CDS encoding CocE/NonD family hydrolase, with product MTQVTEIRDGMAIDWDVPIEMDDGTVLRADVYRPIAPGKYPVIMTYGPYGKGLSFQEGYKTAWDLMAARYPDALEGSSNLYQAWEVADPEKWVPDGYVVVRVDSRGAGRSPGIIDHFSEREALDYYQCIEWAGVQPWSNGKVGLNGISYYGANQWVVAGMRPPHLAAICPWEGFSDGYRESAFHGGILCTFGKNWQEIQVKTVQYGRGESAPRSKVTGKLVCGDEALSEAQLKANRAEISGRSNDHRFDDDFYARRRARLDEITVPVLSAANWGGQGLHLRGNVEGFVQAGSKQKWLEIHGEEHWTSFYTRYGVGLQKQFFGHYLKGEDNGWNKRPPILLKVRHVDKFVERAESEWPLGRTQWTRMHLDLKRQSLSSEGSEEPASATFDAMGDGIRFMSAPFEGETEITGPLACKLFVSSSTTDADIFLVLGLFDPQDKEVVFQGALDPHTPVAQGWLRASHRELDTARSLPWRPYHAHRRQQPLEPGKPVELDVEIWPTCIVVPAGWRISLTVRGKDYEYAGAATHLSNVKFPMKGCGPFLHDDPEDRPPSVFGGRTTLHAGEDMVPYLLLPVVPQR